A genomic region of Streptomyces sp. NBC_00247 contains the following coding sequences:
- a CDS encoding response regulator transcription factor encodes MSAGADTTGDIRVLAVDDHRLLREALCELLEMYEGLTVVAQADDGPSGVRMAGLHRPDLVLLDVEMPGPGPLANLRGIRQAAPEARIIMLTMHDNRQLIDSLLSAGAVGYLHKEADRDVLVAAIRSAMAGGRTMYLPRTPSGSRSEREQASADTLTLRERELMELVAQGLSNRQIGTRLGITEGTVKRHLRNIFDKLGATSRLDAVNRVQPLRRY; translated from the coding sequence ATGAGCGCGGGGGCGGACACCACCGGGGACATCCGGGTGCTGGCCGTGGACGACCACCGGCTGCTGCGCGAGGCACTGTGCGAACTCCTGGAGATGTACGAGGGGCTGACGGTGGTCGCCCAGGCCGACGACGGACCGAGCGGGGTACGGATGGCGGGCCTGCACCGGCCGGACCTCGTGCTGCTCGACGTGGAGATGCCGGGGCCCGGCCCGCTCGCCAACCTGCGGGGTATCCGCCAGGCGGCGCCCGAGGCGCGGATCATCATGCTGACGATGCACGACAACCGCCAGCTCATCGACTCGCTGCTGTCCGCGGGGGCCGTGGGCTACCTCCACAAGGAGGCCGACCGGGATGTCCTGGTCGCCGCCATACGCAGCGCGATGGCGGGCGGCAGGACGATGTACCTGCCGCGCACGCCGAGCGGCTCGCGGTCCGAGCGGGAGCAGGCGTCCGCGGACACCCTCACCCTCCGTGAGCGGGAGCTGATGGAGCTGGTCGCACAGGGACTGAGCAACCGGCAGATCGGCACCCGCCTGGGGATCACGGAGGGCACTGTCAAGCGCCATCTGCGGAACATCTTCGACAAGCTCGGGGCGACCTCCCGGCTGGACGCGGTCAACCGGGTCCAGCCGCTGCGTCGTTACTGA
- a CDS encoding sensor histidine kinase yields the protein MELSADPATDRSCLIDSSVARYADGLRTAANPLVLRPELWVSCERQARQILDECIATLHGTPVQVAAEAELTSMALGVQRSFEKVSPIDSVHAARVLFDVAVETMTEAATQLPAEVALSRFLTAVRMLHKGIFARVSAAAIGYESTTLHNVGQASTARRHQLARDLHDHIGSSISLALRCLDLYTMEQARGVASTRDRLQDARQALRDVFSFTRTMVSGLRVNELHDGLKEEIDAYSAAASDRPAEVDSRIDGDESWLPEQTRQELFLVVREALRNAFAHARANHIDILVSVFPDAAHATVTDDGVGLPNPRDGDGTGLTAMRQRVAALGGTLELISQPGQGTRVQLRIPLDGTGAGDR from the coding sequence GTGGAACTCTCCGCCGACCCGGCGACCGACCGGTCCTGTCTGATCGATTCCTCCGTGGCCCGCTACGCCGACGGTCTGCGAACGGCCGCCAATCCGCTGGTCCTGCGTCCGGAGCTCTGGGTCTCCTGCGAGAGACAGGCCCGGCAGATCCTCGACGAGTGCATCGCCACCCTGCACGGCACGCCCGTACAGGTGGCGGCGGAAGCCGAACTGACCTCGATGGCGCTCGGTGTGCAGCGCTCCTTCGAGAAGGTCTCGCCGATCGACTCGGTGCACGCGGCACGCGTGCTGTTCGACGTGGCGGTCGAGACGATGACCGAGGCCGCCACCCAGCTCCCCGCCGAGGTCGCGCTCTCCCGGTTCCTGACCGCCGTACGCATGCTGCACAAAGGCATCTTCGCGCGGGTCAGCGCCGCCGCCATCGGTTACGAGTCGACGACCCTGCACAACGTCGGTCAGGCCAGCACCGCCCGCCGCCACCAGCTCGCCCGCGATCTGCACGACCACATCGGCAGCAGCATCAGCCTGGCGCTGCGCTGTCTCGACCTGTACACCATGGAGCAGGCGCGAGGGGTCGCCTCCACCCGCGACCGGCTCCAGGACGCCCGGCAGGCGCTGCGGGACGTGTTCAGCTTCACCCGCACGATGGTCAGCGGACTGCGCGTCAACGAACTGCACGACGGTCTGAAGGAGGAGATCGACGCCTACAGCGCCGCCGCCTCCGACCGGCCGGCCGAAGTCGACTCCCGTATCGACGGCGACGAGTCCTGGCTGCCCGAACAGACCCGCCAGGAGCTGTTCCTCGTGGTGCGCGAAGCCCTGCGCAACGCCTTCGCACACGCCAGGGCCAACCACATCGACATCCTCGTCAGCGTCTTCCCCGACGCGGCGCACGCCACCGTCACCGACGACGGGGTCGGGTTGCCGAACCCGCGCGACGGTGACGGCACCGGCCTGACCGCCATGCGGCAGCGGGTGGCCGCCCTCGGCGGGACGCTGGAGCTGATCAGCCAGCCCGGTCAGGGGACGCGCGTCCAGCTCCGCATCCCGCTGGACGGCACCGGGGCGGGCGACCGATGA
- a CDS encoding UbiA family prenyltransferase, translated as MTQALTPRLSPSSPSAITAFDTPWPSLVSTARTVRLCLREARPLVQVMFVLRFVTGALLTASAAHHRPDAPHLLVGTAAWWAATVSVYVFNGVSDLREDRANRSQRPLASGRLTEVAARRAVVVTALAGLLLSCAAGWRVVEATAVFLALGYAYSAPRIAAKCRSWSASGVTCAAAGTTYLAGVASSGSELTAEAAVFALVLSLGVGLIAAVAKDLGSTRGDALAGRRTLAVVRGDHSARRFCAASGGALTLVLTAGALWVRELPLDVAAAAFAVGALCVAGRCLPPRTQDGTAGDGNIRGPYRSWMATQYAVHLAALAALVLA; from the coding sequence ATGACACAGGCCCTTACGCCTCGCCTCTCCCCCTCGTCCCCCTCCGCCATCACCGCGTTCGACACCCCGTGGCCCTCCCTCGTCTCGACGGCCCGCACCGTGCGGCTGTGCCTGCGGGAGGCGCGCCCGCTGGTACAGGTGATGTTCGTCCTGCGGTTCGTCACGGGTGCGCTGCTGACGGCGTCTGCCGCGCACCACCGGCCCGACGCCCCGCACCTGTTGGTCGGAACGGCCGCCTGGTGGGCGGCGACGGTGAGCGTCTACGTCTTCAACGGGGTGAGCGACCTGCGTGAGGACCGGGCCAACCGGTCCCAAAGACCCCTGGCAAGTGGCCGGTTGACCGAGGTGGCGGCCCGGCGGGCCGTGGTGGTGACCGCACTGGCCGGGCTGCTGCTCAGCTGCGCCGCGGGGTGGAGGGTGGTCGAGGCCACCGCTGTCTTCCTCGCTCTGGGATACGCCTACTCCGCGCCCCGGATCGCCGCCAAGTGCCGCTCCTGGTCGGCCTCCGGGGTCACCTGCGCCGCCGCGGGAACCACCTATCTCGCCGGAGTCGCCTCGTCCGGCAGCGAACTCACCGCCGAGGCGGCCGTCTTCGCCCTGGTGCTCTCGCTGGGGGTGGGGCTGATCGCGGCCGTCGCCAAGGACTTGGGCAGCACCCGGGGGGACGCACTCGCGGGCCGGCGCACCCTGGCCGTCGTCCGCGGCGATCACAGCGCCCGGCGCTTCTGCGCCGCGTCCGGCGGGGCGTTGACCCTGGTCCTCACGGCCGGAGCCCTGTGGGTACGCGAGTTGCCGCTCGACGTGGCCGCCGCCGCGTTCGCCGTGGGCGCGCTGTGCGTGGCCGGACGCTGCCTGCCGCCGCGGACGCAGGACGGAACAGCCGGGGACGGCAACATACGTGGCCCGTACCGGAGTTGGATGGCCACTCAGTACGCCGTCCACCTGGCCGCACTGGCCGCGCTGGTCTTGGCCTGA
- a CDS encoding AfsR/SARP family transcriptional regulator gives MDFLVLGPVEVRESGVPVRLRGMRRRRLLALLLLNARYAVSMDALVDELWQDPPASARHQVHNAIRDLRAALAGSEGAGLITVDVGYRLDVAADAVDAHRFTDGVRAARAARREGRDADAMRQLQAAVDLWRGDAFAGIDCPAVTAVAAGLDEQRLSAIEELMDLRLAAGETGSLVAELFALAARHPLRDALRGSLMLALYRSGRQADALAVYDEGRRLLADELGLEPGPRLRRLHAEILADAPRVQLQAPAAGRPATVRPATPHPATVRPAAVHPATVPATTVPATTVHAGAVLPTTVRPTTVRPGQENYLPRDLPDFTGRATELALLDRAVDGQGAGSPRTVVIDGMGGIGKTALAVHFAHRRTTGHPDGQFYVDLHGFSPSRAPLTPEEALGVLLRSDGAAPDTLPDGLAERSAIWRSRLAGRRALLVLDNAADAAQVDPLLPGTGDTLALITTRRKLTATDGALSLPLGALAPAEAEALFRRIAGDACAGSSLDRTVALCGHHPLALRIAATRLRDRPSWTVPDVTARLRTSAGRTGFLRTADRDLMSVLALSYGQLSDEARAFTRTLALHPAAVHDIAQACAATGLAPSAVECLFDTLLDHNLADEPSPAHLAIPPLLRDCAHTFPLPSPDAARLLTAVA, from the coding sequence ATGGATTTCCTGGTTCTGGGACCGGTGGAAGTGCGTGAGTCGGGGGTGCCGGTCCGGCTCCGCGGGATGCGCCGCCGCCGACTTCTGGCTCTACTGCTGCTGAACGCGCGATACGCGGTCTCCATGGACGCCCTGGTGGACGAGCTGTGGCAGGACCCGCCCGCCTCCGCCCGCCACCAGGTGCACAACGCGATCCGCGATCTGCGTGCCGCGCTGGCCGGCTCCGAAGGGGCCGGACTCATCACGGTGGACGTCGGCTACCGCCTGGACGTGGCGGCCGACGCGGTGGACGCCCACCGCTTCACCGACGGGGTCCGTGCCGCCCGCGCCGCCCGGCGCGAGGGCCGCGACGCCGATGCGATGCGACAGCTGCAGGCGGCGGTCGACCTGTGGCGCGGCGATGCCTTCGCCGGCATCGACTGCCCGGCGGTGACCGCAGTCGCGGCCGGACTCGACGAGCAACGGCTCAGCGCCATCGAAGAGTTGATGGATCTCCGGCTCGCGGCCGGGGAGACCGGCTCGCTGGTCGCCGAACTGTTCGCACTGGCCGCCAGGCATCCGCTGCGCGACGCCCTGCGCGGCAGCCTGATGCTCGCGCTGTACCGGAGCGGCCGGCAGGCCGACGCCCTCGCCGTCTACGACGAGGGCCGCCGGCTGCTCGCTGACGAACTGGGCCTGGAACCCGGCCCCCGGCTGCGCCGCCTGCACGCCGAGATCCTCGCGGACGCCCCACGGGTGCAGCTCCAGGCACCCGCGGCCGGCCGGCCCGCCACGGTCCGCCCCGCGACCCCTCACCCCGCGACCGTCCGCCCCGCCGCGGTCCACCCCGCGACCGTCCCCGCCACGACCGTCCCCGCCACGACCGTCCACGCCGGGGCCGTCCTCCCCACGACCGTCCGCCCCACGACCGTCCGCCCCGGCCAGGAGAACTACCTGCCGCGCGACCTGCCCGACTTCACCGGCCGTGCCACCGAACTGGCGCTGCTCGACCGGGCCGTCGACGGCCAGGGCGCCGGTTCTCCCCGCACGGTCGTGATCGACGGCATGGGCGGCATCGGCAAGACGGCGCTCGCCGTCCACTTCGCGCACCGCCGCACCACGGGCCACCCGGACGGCCAGTTCTACGTCGACCTGCACGGTTTCAGCCCGTCGCGCGCCCCGCTCACTCCCGAGGAGGCGCTGGGTGTGCTGCTGCGCTCCGACGGCGCCGCGCCCGACACCCTCCCGGACGGCCTCGCCGAGCGCAGCGCCATCTGGCGCTCCCGTCTCGCGGGCCGCCGCGCCCTGCTCGTCCTCGACAACGCCGCCGACGCGGCGCAGGTGGACCCCTTGCTGCCCGGCACGGGCGACACGCTCGCCCTGATCACCACCCGCCGCAAGCTGACCGCGACGGACGGCGCCCTCTCGCTGCCCCTGGGCGCGCTGGCCCCGGCGGAGGCGGAGGCCCTGTTCCGCCGCATCGCGGGCGACGCCTGCGCCGGCTCGTCCCTCGACCGTACGGTCGCTCTGTGCGGGCACCACCCACTGGCCCTGCGCATCGCGGCGACCCGCCTGCGCGACCGCCCGTCGTGGACCGTGCCGGACGTGACGGCACGCCTGCGTACGAGCGCGGGCCGTACCGGGTTCCTGCGCACGGCAGACCGCGACCTGATGTCCGTCCTGGCCCTCTCGTACGGCCAACTGTCCGACGAGGCACGGGCGTTCACCCGGACGCTCGCACTGCACCCGGCCGCAGTCCACGACATCGCGCAGGCCTGCGCCGCCACCGGCCTCGCCCCCTCGGCCGTGGAGTGCCTCTTCGACACCCTCCTCGACCACAACCTGGCCGACGAGCCGAGCCCCGCCCACCTCGCGATCCCCCCGCTCCTGCGGGACTGCGCCCACACCTTCCCCCTCCCGTCCCCCGACGCCGCCCGCCTGCTGACGGCAGTGGCCTGA
- a CDS encoding type I restriction-modification system subunit M/S → MTTILLLAGFVESAGEPEDEFVKRWARATAEAQIGISPLVDLRAALRSARRHQLFPVPDIDRLDVEFLDGSEGADDVPWSAAFLAALTQGPALAKASLAEVFELLLERHVQEGAFLAGEFYTPRDVVRLLVETAAPRPGDRILDPACGTGGLLAVAAERIAEHGRLDGASFEAHATDRSNPRLAMMNLAIHGVDQPVVSASDPVSLFQHRGTGLVDLVLSNPPFNQRITANHTVDWPFGQPPESSANFAWLQLAWSRLSEEGFAVMIMPPGAAWSGGREALIRRRMIASGALLAVIALPANLFAPHTAIPVHVWVLARDKSRHLPVGDAESVLFIDASRLGKQVPRQPCTLTTEDTDRISTRFHAWRLSPSATPDEPGFSRSASHAEIDENDGSLDPRRYVHFDPEQQPAAPDLDLMLDALHRHDGATSSSSRAVQGSLSVCERLTRSGVELPRVSLGLLVKGIRADLFEGSEPGLLFAGPSGSLIRAEDYVDAGIPVVMPKDLTNNDINTTSIKYVAERQANDLERFRLHLGDVVLARRGELGRCAVVREEQQGWLCGTGCFVLRPPAELNADYFAAYIRSTEARQWLDAHSTGGMTMKTISLNALCELPVALPDLGVQQAVADAMRQLDEHERRLQEQLALTQRIRRDSLMGLLRS, encoded by the coding sequence ATGACCACGATCCTGCTTCTTGCAGGGTTTGTTGAGTCGGCCGGTGAACCGGAGGATGAGTTCGTCAAACGGTGGGCGCGAGCAACCGCGGAGGCCCAGATCGGCATCTCGCCGCTGGTGGACCTGCGCGCCGCCTTGAGAAGCGCGAGGAGGCATCAGCTCTTTCCTGTGCCTGACATCGACAGGCTCGACGTCGAGTTCCTCGACGGGAGTGAAGGAGCAGATGATGTTCCCTGGTCAGCCGCGTTCCTTGCTGCCCTAACGCAGGGTCCGGCGCTGGCCAAAGCCAGCCTGGCGGAAGTCTTCGAGTTGCTCCTCGAACGCCATGTTCAGGAAGGTGCTTTTCTCGCAGGAGAGTTCTACACACCGCGCGACGTCGTGCGCCTCCTTGTGGAGACCGCAGCCCCGCGGCCGGGGGATCGAATCCTTGATCCCGCTTGCGGGACCGGTGGCCTTCTTGCAGTCGCAGCGGAGCGCATCGCGGAACACGGTCGGCTGGACGGCGCTTCCTTCGAGGCTCATGCCACAGATCGCAGCAATCCACGGCTAGCAATGATGAATCTGGCCATCCACGGAGTGGATCAGCCCGTCGTAAGTGCCTCCGATCCGGTGTCGCTCTTTCAGCACCGGGGTACGGGCCTTGTCGACCTGGTGCTGAGCAACCCGCCGTTCAACCAGCGCATCACGGCTAACCACACAGTCGACTGGCCCTTCGGGCAACCGCCCGAGTCCAGCGCGAACTTTGCCTGGCTCCAGCTCGCGTGGAGCCGACTCAGCGAGGAGGGGTTCGCGGTAATGATCATGCCGCCGGGAGCCGCCTGGTCCGGCGGCCGTGAGGCGCTGATCCGCAGGAGAATGATCGCCAGTGGTGCTCTCCTCGCTGTCATTGCGTTGCCGGCGAACCTTTTCGCACCCCACACCGCCATTCCCGTGCACGTCTGGGTGTTGGCTCGCGACAAGTCCCGCCACCTGCCGGTGGGAGATGCCGAATCCGTCCTCTTCATCGATGCAAGCAGACTGGGTAAGCAGGTTCCACGGCAGCCATGCACCTTGACCACCGAGGACACTGATCGCATCAGCACGCGGTTTCACGCGTGGCGGCTGTCCCCTTCCGCAACGCCTGATGAACCAGGATTCTCTCGTTCGGCTTCACATGCCGAGATCGACGAGAACGACGGCAGCCTCGATCCGCGCCGGTACGTCCACTTCGACCCTGAGCAACAGCCGGCAGCACCAGACCTTGATCTCATGCTCGATGCCCTGCACCGGCATGACGGTGCGACGTCGAGTTCGAGCCGTGCCGTCCAGGGAAGTCTCAGCGTGTGCGAGCGATTGACTCGCAGCGGGGTCGAACTCCCCCGTGTGTCTCTTGGGCTCCTTGTGAAGGGCATTCGAGCTGACTTGTTCGAGGGATCTGAGCCCGGCCTGCTCTTCGCCGGGCCTTCGGGAAGCCTCATCCGTGCCGAGGACTACGTGGACGCGGGCATCCCCGTGGTGATGCCCAAAGACCTCACCAACAATGACATCAACACGACGAGCATCAAGTACGTCGCCGAGCGTCAGGCCAATGATCTGGAACGTTTTCGCCTCCACCTCGGCGACGTGGTGCTGGCACGTCGCGGCGAACTGGGGCGATGTGCGGTCGTCCGAGAGGAGCAACAGGGATGGCTCTGTGGAACCGGCTGCTTCGTGCTTCGGCCGCCCGCTGAGCTGAACGCTGACTACTTCGCGGCCTACATCCGCAGTACGGAGGCACGCCAATGGCTCGATGCCCACTCCACGGGGGGTATGACCATGAAAACCATCTCTCTCAATGCTTTGTGTGAATTGCCTGTTGCACTGCCAGATCTCGGAGTGCAACAGGCGGTCGCCGACGCGATGAGGCAGCTGGATGAACATGAGCGACGGCTGCAGGAGCAGCTCGCGCTCACACAACGGATCCGCCGAGACTCGCTAATGGGGCTCCTGCGAAGTTGA
- a CDS encoding PIN domain-containing protein, producing the protein MKKRSGEPGQRPLRVFVLDCEALSLAVRGDRKMIAWLDLAARGQAEVVTSPMTLVEAYDGRTTEQRWDWVLSRLKVADIGKDEARQARRLLADAKLHGHKYAIDAILAVIARQQKGQVTVFTSDVDDLEKLVPGSIVVKKV; encoded by the coding sequence GTGAAGAAGCGGTCCGGTGAACCCGGGCAGCGACCGCTGCGCGTCTTCGTACTCGACTGCGAAGCCCTGTCCCTGGCCGTGCGCGGCGACCGGAAGATGATCGCGTGGCTCGACCTCGCAGCCCGGGGTCAAGCCGAGGTGGTCACGTCTCCGATGACGCTGGTCGAGGCGTACGACGGCAGAACCACCGAGCAGCGCTGGGACTGGGTGCTCTCCCGGCTCAAAGTCGCCGACATCGGGAAGGACGAGGCCCGCCAGGCCCGCCGCCTGCTGGCAGACGCCAAGCTGCACGGCCACAAGTACGCGATCGACGCAATACTCGCTGTCATCGCGCGCCAGCAGAAGGGGCAGGTCACCGTCTTCACCTCGGACGTGGACGACCTGGAGAAGCTGGTCCCGGGGTCGATCGTCGTCAAGAAGGTATGA
- a CDS encoding GNAT family N-acetyltransferase, whose protein sequence is MGQTYGAKRMTERTTYLDSGPSDRHARKIKVRASRWYATVELDRDEYVYVANSRGHDAALPAAFTEAVDRLRDAAIDRIWYDGYPRGFSYGTGPSSVILFVQFRHVDDAIAALRAAELDHDYGGLHALADRLALPVDDWLAPGERELVRGVDFDTQPGDFLKFLRGKAKTRGLRLNGRATAGSVWVRPVLPPIQRLIRETHPEQYPGWVDRWTGYAEPEDAPLRPWVGGRDQDLSYGSKPVQFQEAQMPSGGACPCGMRLGEPWDRGKEHTSHHASWAFGVPVPKNLEWWSDCAVVTTQASIAWRRLAYRMARIPRQEGHYDFSSWSHVDEPEVSSDNMRAYLLKANGYVIGYLAAHDTSDHRSCDLIDGSRYGDEDDTQRPRIILIWVADAYRRQGVGAKLVQVLASDSGCQVADVSWSTPISDAGRHLARGLSPNGIWVS, encoded by the coding sequence ATGGGCCAGACCTACGGAGCGAAGCGCATGACGGAGCGGACTACCTATCTGGACTCCGGTCCAAGTGATCGTCACGCCCGAAAGATCAAGGTCCGGGCTTCCCGCTGGTACGCCACGGTCGAACTCGACCGCGATGAGTATGTCTACGTCGCGAACTCTCGGGGGCACGACGCTGCGCTGCCCGCTGCCTTCACGGAAGCTGTCGACAGGCTGCGCGACGCGGCTATCGACAGAATCTGGTACGACGGCTACCCGCGTGGCTTCTCTTATGGAACTGGCCCGAGTTCGGTCATCCTGTTCGTTCAGTTCCGACACGTCGATGACGCGATCGCAGCGCTGCGGGCAGCTGAGCTCGACCACGATTACGGCGGTCTTCATGCTCTCGCCGACCGACTGGCGCTCCCCGTCGACGACTGGCTAGCTCCTGGTGAGCGAGAGCTGGTCCGAGGTGTCGACTTCGATACGCAGCCCGGCGATTTCCTGAAATTTTTGCGAGGCAAGGCCAAGACACGCGGACTGCGCCTCAACGGTCGGGCGACCGCTGGCAGCGTATGGGTCCGCCCCGTGTTGCCCCCCATCCAGAGGCTCATCCGGGAGACGCATCCAGAGCAGTATCCCGGGTGGGTGGATCGCTGGACTGGGTACGCCGAGCCTGAAGATGCCCCTCTCCGCCCTTGGGTAGGCGGCCGGGACCAGGACCTCAGCTACGGCTCCAAGCCTGTGCAGTTTCAGGAGGCGCAAATGCCGAGCGGCGGCGCTTGCCCCTGCGGCATGAGACTGGGAGAACCCTGGGACCGCGGTAAGGAACACACCAGCCACCACGCGTCGTGGGCGTTCGGCGTCCCGGTGCCCAAGAACCTTGAGTGGTGGAGTGACTGCGCTGTCGTGACGACGCAGGCATCGATCGCATGGCGGAGACTGGCTTACCGGATGGCGCGGATCCCGCGGCAGGAAGGCCACTACGACTTCAGTTCATGGTCCCACGTCGATGAGCCCGAGGTGTCCTCGGACAATATGAGGGCGTACCTCTTGAAGGCGAACGGGTACGTCATCGGCTACCTGGCTGCCCATGACACCAGCGATCACCGCTCGTGCGATCTAATCGACGGGTCACGTTACGGCGATGAAGACGACACCCAGCGTCCGCGCATCATCCTGATCTGGGTGGCGGACGCGTACCGACGCCAGGGTGTCGGTGCCAAGCTCGTGCAAGTACTCGCATCCGATTCCGGGTGCCAGGTCGCCGACGTGTCCTGGTCGACCCCGATCAGTGACGCTGGCCGACACCTCGCCCGCGGACTCTCACCCAATGGCATCTGGGTCAGCTGA
- a CDS encoding PIN-like domain-containing protein produces the protein MIDGVASSPDGNETGGGRGLFDGFAEYRTPSPEDYQRLFTTGLVVVDTNVLLTLYRSNQRTRGDLLAVLDRLRERLWVPHQVLTEFWRLREQSTILGHHSLKAKEVRSALVKAGRSASDALDRWLKQVHVGDDAEISGMIAEHREQLDTVLLSLQSLIDGQAVKDALADATDTNTDPVLARLEPILQGRIGPPLADHEHAAALIEAKRRGEHEIPPGYEDFKTKSDERAAGDYLVWEQTLVEATRLGSEVLFVTGDSKEDWWKQRDGNIAARPRPELTQEMLRRTGCRLFMLQPSGLLEQARIVLDLEVETASVRDLEQLQTTTPSGPEWTSEALEALVDLLLGQADVQAYSMLEAVQNDGFVSRATVYEIGGYAETRMLRGFTRPVKTATKRLEENGIEVGDAESLFFAVYDREFDAVSAKGFRIAQEAVPLLRPIAQKILGENPSSA, from the coding sequence GTGATTGATGGGGTGGCGAGCTCGCCAGACGGCAACGAAACCGGGGGCGGGCGAGGACTCTTCGACGGATTCGCCGAATACCGAACGCCCTCCCCGGAGGACTATCAGCGGCTGTTCACGACGGGGCTCGTAGTGGTCGACACCAACGTGTTGTTGACCCTCTATAGGTCAAACCAGCGGACCAGGGGCGACCTGCTTGCAGTGTTGGACCGGTTGCGCGAGCGTCTGTGGGTACCGCACCAGGTCCTCACCGAATTCTGGCGCCTTCGGGAACAGAGTACGATCCTCGGCCATCACAGCTTGAAGGCCAAGGAAGTCCGCTCGGCGCTGGTCAAGGCCGGCCGCTCGGCCAGCGACGCACTTGATCGTTGGCTGAAACAGGTCCACGTCGGTGACGACGCGGAGATCAGCGGCATGATCGCAGAACACCGGGAGCAGCTCGACACCGTACTGCTCAGTCTGCAGTCTTTGATCGACGGCCAGGCCGTCAAAGACGCTCTTGCAGATGCCACCGACACGAACACCGATCCCGTACTGGCACGGCTGGAGCCCATACTCCAGGGCCGGATTGGCCCTCCGCTTGCCGACCATGAGCACGCGGCCGCACTGATCGAGGCGAAGCGACGCGGAGAGCACGAGATTCCGCCCGGCTACGAGGACTTCAAGACCAAGTCGGATGAACGGGCAGCAGGGGACTATCTCGTCTGGGAGCAGACCCTCGTAGAGGCCACGCGTCTTGGATCCGAGGTGTTGTTCGTGACGGGAGACAGCAAAGAGGATTGGTGGAAGCAACGTGACGGGAACATCGCGGCGAGGCCCCGTCCTGAACTAACGCAGGAGATGCTCCGCCGCACGGGATGTCGACTATTCATGCTTCAGCCGAGCGGTCTTTTGGAGCAGGCCCGTATCGTTCTGGATCTCGAGGTGGAGACGGCTTCGGTAAGGGATTTGGAGCAGCTGCAGACCACCACCCCCAGCGGTCCAGAATGGACCTCCGAAGCACTCGAAGCTTTGGTGGATCTCTTGCTCGGTCAGGCTGACGTGCAGGCGTATTCCATGCTTGAGGCCGTCCAGAACGACGGATTCGTCAGCCGGGCGACGGTCTACGAGATCGGCGGATACGCGGAAACGCGGATGCTCCGGGGGTTTACTCGGCCTGTCAAGACGGCGACGAAGAGACTCGAAGAAAATGGCATCGAGGTCGGAGACGCTGAGAGCCTGTTCTTCGCCGTCTATGATCGGGAGTTTGATGCGGTCTCGGCGAAAGGATTTCGGATCGCGCAGGAGGCGGTCCCTCTGCTGCGGCCAATCGCGCAGAAAATCCTGGGCGAAAATCCGTCGTCGGCCTGA
- a CDS encoding NUDIX hydrolase — MPITANHIRATITAYLDQHPEDKHEIAVVQGLLDDGNDLTSRKSLPGHVTAGAILVGRDGRVLHILHNATGKWLLPGGHIEPSDDTLLQAAGRELAEETGIPPYVVTPHSEIPLHIDVHPIDANPAKNEPAHRHFDFRFLFRTTAGIGELQTEEVTDAAWHAVDSLADEQLQQRVAQALL, encoded by the coding sequence ATGCCCATCACGGCGAACCACATCCGCGCCACCATCACCGCGTACCTCGACCAGCACCCCGAGGACAAGCACGAGATCGCCGTCGTCCAGGGCCTCCTCGACGACGGTAACGACCTCACCAGTCGCAAGTCCCTGCCGGGCCACGTCACCGCAGGCGCGATCCTCGTGGGCCGCGACGGCCGCGTCCTGCACATCCTCCACAACGCCACCGGCAAATGGCTACTGCCCGGCGGCCACATCGAGCCCTCCGACGACACGCTCTTGCAAGCCGCCGGCCGCGAACTCGCGGAAGAGACCGGCATCCCGCCCTACGTCGTCACCCCGCACAGCGAGATCCCGCTGCACATTGACGTCCACCCCATCGACGCCAACCCGGCCAAGAACGAGCCCGCCCATCGGCACTTCGACTTTCGCTTCCTGTTTCGTACCACCGCTGGCATCGGGGAACTGCAGACCGAAGAGGTCACGGACGCGGCGTGGCACGCGGTGGACAGCCTCGCTGATGAGCAGCTGCAGCAACGGGTCGCCCAGGCGCTTCTCTGA